From Acidobacteriota bacterium, one genomic window encodes:
- a CDS encoding metallophosphoesterase — protein MNTTRREFLALLGAAGAAAAAPTHLFAAPAKVEPFSFVFITDAHLQPELNGVVGTDMAMKKARTFKADFAINGGDHVFDALGVPKQRALQLFDLYAKTEQDLGLKVYHTVGNHDVLGIYPASGIAPTDPLYGKKLFEDRFGKRYYSFDHKGHHIIVLDSIGITDDHAYEGRIDAEQLAWLKADLAALPQGTPIIVSVHMPLVSAFASYIPEPLKPSSRHTLTVANANEAVDLFAGRNVIGVLQGHTHINENVEYKGINYVTSGAICGNWWKGARMGTPEGFTVVNVANGRMTTHYETYGFKAVGT, from the coding sequence GTGAATACGACCCGCAGAGAGTTCCTCGCACTCCTGGGAGCCGCCGGCGCAGCAGCTGCGGCTCCGACGCATCTCTTCGCAGCACCGGCGAAGGTCGAACCATTTTCGTTTGTCTTCATCACCGACGCGCACCTTCAGCCGGAGCTGAACGGCGTCGTCGGCACCGACATGGCGATGAAGAAGGCGCGAACCTTCAAGGCGGACTTCGCCATCAACGGCGGCGACCACGTCTTCGACGCGCTCGGCGTGCCGAAGCAGCGCGCGTTGCAGTTGTTCGACCTGTATGCGAAGACGGAGCAGGACCTGGGGCTCAAGGTCTATCACACGGTGGGCAATCACGATGTGCTCGGTATCTATCCGGCGAGTGGGATCGCTCCGACCGATCCGCTCTACGGCAAGAAGCTCTTTGAGGACCGCTTCGGCAAGCGGTATTACAGTTTCGACCACAAGGGGCACCACATCATCGTGCTCGACTCGATCGGCATCACCGACGACCACGCCTACGAGGGACGTATCGATGCGGAACAGCTCGCATGGCTGAAGGCCGATCTCGCCGCGTTACCGCAGGGGACGCCGATCATCGTCTCGGTGCACATGCCGCTGGTGTCGGCCTTCGCTTCGTACATTCCCGAGCCGCTCAAACCTTCGTCCCGCCATACGCTGACGGTGGCCAACGCCAACGAGGCGGTTGATCTCTTCGCAGGTCGCAACGTCATTGGCGTCCTCCAGGGACACACGCATATCAACGAGAACGTGGAGTACAAGGGGATCAACTACGTCACCAGCGGAGCGATCTGCGGCAACTGGTGGAAGGGCGCCCGCATGGGCACGCCCGAGGGCTTCACTGTGGTGAACGTCGCCAACGGCAGGATGACGACGCACTACGAGACCTATGGGTTCAAGGCAGTCGGAACGTAA
- a CDS encoding vitamin K epoxide reductase family protein, with the protein MKYLVALLAFAGIVVASMALHVHYMDPSQAPPCAVTEKFDCGAVNHSRFAVFPPRTFDEAPTGGHHIPVATLGIVGYALIAILALAGYWRLTFLASLAGFMCAGFLSYLEAYVLEKWCIYCLWSQGIVTAIFLVTSAVLAMQWIQSRRLNTTER; encoded by the coding sequence ATGAAGTATCTCGTGGCTCTTCTGGCCTTTGCAGGTATTGTCGTCGCCTCGATGGCGCTGCATGTGCACTACATGGATCCTTCCCAGGCTCCGCCCTGCGCCGTCACCGAGAAGTTCGATTGCGGCGCGGTCAATCACAGCCGGTTTGCCGTCTTCCCTCCGCGCACCTTCGACGAAGCTCCCACCGGCGGCCATCACATTCCGGTCGCGACGCTGGGCATCGTAGGCTATGCGCTGATCGCGATCCTCGCGCTTGCCGGATACTGGCGGCTCACCTTTCTTGCGTCGCTCGCCGGGTTCATGTGCGCGGGATTTCTCAGCTATCTTGAGGCCTACGTTCTTGAGAAGTGGTGCATCTACTGCCTGTGGTCGCAGGGCATCGTCACCGCAATCTTTCTTGTGACCTCGGCCGTGCTCGCCATGCAGTGGATACAGTCGCGCCGCTTGAACACAACGGAAAGGTAG